In the Elizabethkingia bruuniana genome, AACAAGGATTAATGAAAGAAGCGGGTCTAAAAGCTTTTAGTCTTCGTACGGAAAATAAATCCAGGATATATTCTCACGAGAAAGAACCTGTCCCACTCCATCAGGATTTCGAGAAGCAATTTCAGAAAAATAAAGCTGCATGGAATTTTTTCATAACACAAGCTCCTTCTTATAAAAAGGTAGTGATACACTGGATTATGAGTGCCAAGCAGGAAAAAACACAACAATCCCGTCTGGAAAAAGTAATCTGGGAAAGTGAACAGCAAAAAAGGATAAGATAATACTAACAGCATATGATACCTGCCGAACAACATAGTTTTAGTGCCCGACTGGAAATTATCGGAATCAATCCTTTTGTATTTCTGCCTCCGCCTGTACTGGAAGCCATGCTAAAACATTATGAAAAGTACAAAGGTAAAATTCCCATAAAGGGTGCAGTAAATGGTGTAGACTATATACAAACTCTTGTAAAATACAGTGGCGAATGGCGGCTGTACATCAACACCACTATGCTGAAAAATTCACCTAAAAGAATTGGTGAATTACTGGATATTAGTATAGAGGTAGATCATGAAGAAAGAAAAATTGAGGCACATCCTAAATTATTAGCAGCACTGGAGGAAAATCCGGAAGCGTTGAATGTTTTTAATCAGCTCCGCCCTTCTTCCAGAAATGAAATTATAAAATACATCTCCTACCTGAAGACAGAGCAAAGCGTTGATAAGAATGTTGCTAAAGCCATTAATTTCCTGCTTGGAAAGGAACGCTTTGTAGGACGTGACAAGCCTGAACTAAAACTAACTAAAGATCTATAGTCATGAGTCTAAAAACTTTAATCTCAAAATCCGTTCACTACAACAATTGGGTAGTTGATAAATACCTGAACTGGCTTTCGTCCAAATCCGATGAACAGTTGAATCAGGAAACACCATCCAGCTTCCCCACTATTTTGAAAACATTACACCATATATGGCAGACCCAGGAATATTGGTGGAGCCACATCTCTGAAAACAATGAATTCGACTTTGCGGCTACCGCTGCATTATCCGGAAGAGAAGAAATATTCAGTGCTATTAGAAATAACTCACAAAAGCTGGCAGATTATGTAGATGGTCTTACTGAAGAAGACCTGATTAAAAATATAAAAATCGAATCTCAGTGGTTTCAATGCGATTTTTCTAAATATGAATATATACAACATGTTATTATCCACGGAACCTACCACCGCGGACAGATTGTAACTATGGGACGCTGCATTGGCATTACCGATGCGCCAATGACCGATTACAACTTCTGGAACATTTATAAAGACAAATAAAACACACCACCCTATTACCCTATTAACATGAAGAAAACAATGCGAGTTTTTATCCTGCTATTTATCGCTGCATTTATAGTATCCTGCAAGCAAAAAGAATCAACAATTGCTGGTGTTTCTACTGCCGATTATTTCAATTATAAAGATTCTGTAGAAGCCGGCGGTGTAAAAATGATTCCCATTACCACTCCTGTTGGTAACTTTAAAGTATGGACCAAGCGCTTCGGAACCAATCCTAAAATAAAAGTTTTACTGTTACACGGCGGCCCGGCAATGACCCATGAATATATGGAATGCTTCGAAACTTTCTTCCAGCGTGAAGGATTCGAATTTTATGAATACGATCAGCTGGGCTCCTATTACAGCGATCAGCCTACAGACAACCGCCTTTGGAATATCGACCGGTTTGTAGATGAGGTTGAACAGGTACGCAAAGCCATCAATGCTGATAAAGATAATTTTTACGTTCTGGGAAATTCATGGGGCGGAATTCTGGCAATGGAATACGCATTGAAATATCAGAAAAACCTGAAAGGGCTACTTGTAGCCAATATGATGGCCAGTGCTCCGGAATATGTAAAATATGCTGAGGTTTTAGCCAAACAGATGAAACCCGAAATTCTGGCAGAAATCCGTGCTATTGAAGCTAAAAAGGATTATGCTAATCCTCGTTATACAGAATTACTGTTCCCAAATTATTATTCACAGCACATCTGCCGTCTTCCGGAGTGGCCGGACGCATTAAACCGTTCTCTTAAACATGTGAACAGTACTGTATATACGCTTATGCAGGGGCCTAGTGAACTTGGAATGAGCAGCGATGCAAAACTTGCTAAATGGGATATAAAAAACAGGCTTCATGAAATTGCCACACCAACACTAATGATTGGTGCAAAATATGACACAATGGATCCAAAGGCCATGGAAGAGCAAAGCAAGCTGGTACAGAAAGGAAGCTACTTATACTGCCCCAATGGCAGTCACCTTGCGATGTGGGACGATCAGAAAGTATTTATGAACGGCGTTATCAAATTTATTAAAGATGTTGATTCCGGAAAGCTATAGCAATTATCAGTAATGTTAAGGATTGGCATAAATTTGACTATTACACACGAATAAAAAACAAAAGAATGGAAGTCTTTATCAGGCATCAGGATAAAAATAAAAGAAAAGAGGAAGCTGTTAATTTCTTTATTGAACACAAAACAAACAGCTATATTTCGCATTCCGAAATTATGTCCGGACGTGCCAAATCTGCAACAGAGTGGAGTGAGAACTTTGCAGATATCTTATCAGCAGAGCTGGATGAAGACGACTGCAATCTGATTACCATAGAAGATATCCACAATAAAATTATAGGACTTGCTATTCTGCGAATTTACAGGAAATACCTTATTATAGAAGATATGATTGTAGATGGTAGCCTGCGTGGAATGTCCTTAGGAAAAAAACTCATGGATTTTATCCACAATTTCGCATCCGAACAAAAAATTAAAGCTTTGTTTCTGGAAAGTGGGATTACAAATGATAAAGCGCATTCATTTTTTGAAAAAAACGGCTTCGAGAAAGTCTCCGTTACCTATATTAAAACATTACCTGATAACTAAAATCCTGTTTAAATTTTATTGTTAATACTCTTCGATAATTCGTCATGCTCATTACAGGCTTAGGGCTCAGAGTGACATTGCTCGTATCAATTATCCTCTTTTTTAGAGGTGTCAGGCTGAGCCCTAAGCCTGTAATGAGCATGACGAATTATCGAAGCCTAATACTTTTTTGAATCAAAATTAAACAGGATCTAAATCGATTTTGCATATACCCATAAGTTTTTAAAATACGTGGGTGATTTTATTTCTTAAGTATCTTAATTTCTTAATGATTTAATTTACCATTTAGAGGTTGAGGTAATTAAGTATAATCTCATAGTATCTATATAATCATAATTTTTACGATTAAACTTGTAACATTTTCAATTGTTAATCAACTGATTATCATATAACAATTAAATAACATCTGTATGAAGTCAGTTAGATTTTTAATTCCGGCCATCCTGTTATTGTTTACCGCCTCCGGTTTCAACGCGCAGGAAAAAACTCAGTCCCCAAAACACAATGATGTGAATTCTGCTCTTATTAAAAATGAAGAGACAGAAATGAACTGGTATGCTGTAAAGGATACCACGAAGATTGAAATAGGAAAAGTGATAACCAAAATAGCACGTACCCCAAATGCTGTCAATATTACAACTACTGTAAAGATGAAAGGAGCTCCTTCAGACTGGACAGATGAAACTTCGGCAAAATTATCCAACCTGGCCCCTGTAAAGCATTCTTCTTTTAATATGCAAAGAGATATGGTCTTGAATTTCGGAAAAGAAATAACTGGCTATTATCTGGATAAAGCAGCAAATAAAAAAACTGAGATTAATGAGAAAACTCAGGAAGACTTTTTCGACAGTAATATTTATCCACAATTGATTCGTTGGCTTCCGTTGAAAGAAAACTACAAAACGGATATTGCTATTTACGACTACAATCCTAAAAAAAGTGGTGTATTAAAAGTTAATATACAAAGTACTGAAAAGGGAATGTATAAAAATACACCTGTCTGGATCGTAAAAACAACCGATGGTATTACCGACCACAAAGCCGTTACAAGCTTTTATATTGATACCAAAACACGCCAGCTTCTGAAACAGGAAATAGATATGGGACCAAGAAAAATGCTGATGGAAAGAGTGAGATAAAACAAGCAGACATAAAATTTAAAATAAGCAGAGTTCATATAGCTCTGCTTTTATTTTTTTACAATTACATGATATAATTCTTTTTTATTAGTTTAGTAAAATCTAAATCTATTAAACACCATTTTTCAAGCACCACTATGAATGAAAATTTAAAAATTATCTCAACCATTACCAGAAAATCATTGTGGGCATGGATAAAAGTTATTCTGATCGGAAGCATATTTGTACTGGCAGACCTTATCATAGGTTTTTATTTAATTATCAGCAGCCCGCAAAGTGGTATGGCCGCCGGCCATGTTAACGGTGCTGCCGCTATTTTAGTTCTATTCATCGTGATTATTAACTATTTTACGATCCATTTCTTTCCAACGCTATTAATATTGATCGGTTTTTTAAAGATTCCTTTGTTTATTATTTTAGCCAATAAGCAGGCAATGAGCAGTGCAATGTATAACGCCTATACCTATAAGCTCACAGATTATATAGAGCCTAAAGTTCAGGCGCTGATTAATAAGATTATCACTAAGCAACCCAATTTTGTCAAACAAATTCCGAACTGGAAAATTTTCCGCGTAAAGCTGATCCAGGAAAATAAACAAGACAGTACAACTTCGTGGTTTTTCAGAAAGATAACCGGATACTGCCTGAAAAAAGTTAAAATGGATGATGTTAACTTCTCCGATCCCAATCTGAATTATGCAGAGGTAATCTCTTCTAAGCTAAAGCAATTTGTACAGGAATCATTGGAACCATCGATGCTGTTGGTATGGATTGCCTGTGGAATAGATCTTTTATTGATTATTCTCGCTATTGTATTTAGATCTTAAAATCTAACAAACTCTATTTTTAGAAATAAATATTCCGAAAAAATTCTGGAAAATCTATTTAAATAGGGGTTTCCGTAAGTTTGCCCTCAAACCATACTTTATTTTTGACTCACAGTTTTTAAATAAATAAAGTATGAAAAAAGTATTATTGGTTTTTCTGTTCCTTTCTTTTGGAATATCCTATTCACAGACCCTTCCCCATGTAAAAAATGACACACTGATAACCTCTACCAGCTATAAAATTTATGCAGGTTTAGATTTAAAAATCGGAACAGGATCTATGAATGACGGAGATTTTAAATTTATCCGAAGAAATGCAGCTTCTCTTTTTAATTATTACTCTACTACAGGTTACCAGGGGCTGGCTAATCAGGCTAACTCTTTTAGCAGAAGTAATTCCGGTCTGACATTTAAAGTCAAAAAAATTATGCCCAGAGGAAGTGAAAAGAATGGTTATGTATACTATGTCAAAATCGGAAGTGGATTAATTAATTATGAAGTAGACATAGAAAATGCTATTAAATCCGGAGAGATTATTCTTCCAGACGAATTTATGCCACAATCTCAGTCTCAAAACCTCAGCAATGAATCTAAATACGATAAATTAAAGAAAATAAAAGAACTAAAAGATTCCGGAGTGCTATCTGAAGAAGAATTCCAGAAAGAAAAAGAAAAGATTATGAATCTAAAATAAAAATAGCCTGCCGTTCTAAATAACAGAACGGCTTTTTTATGATTAAACACTTACAGTCTATATTTAGCATTATTGATAAATTATATCAGAAGGCTATTTCCGGATTGAAAAAACTTTCGGAAATTAGCGGCCTGTACGTTAAATAGTAATCAGTGAAATAAAAAATTTAATTAGAACATACAGTAAAACTTAGTATAAGTTTTCTTCGGGGCAGGGTGCAATTCCCTACCGGCGGTTACAGTCCGCGACTCCTTTTATTTTAAAGGACTGATTTGGTGAAACTCCAAAACCGACAGTTAAAGTCTGGATGAGAGAAGAAAATGGAACAATCAGTAGGGCTATTCTTATAGACTTATTGTATTTCATTTCCATGTACCGAAGACCTATTTTAACTTTTAAAAGTAAAATACATGGAAACATTATTAGAAAAATTCGGAGTAAACTCCAAAGAGCGTGTAGAAAATGCGCTTCTAAAATTA is a window encoding:
- a CDS encoding YdeI/OmpD-associated family protein, whose protein sequence is MEPQFFSTQSDFRTWLENNHQAEAELLVGFYKVNSGKPSMSWSESVDQAICFGWIDGVRRSVDEESYTIRFTPRKKDSIWSAINIKKVEELSEQGLMKEAGLKAFSLRTENKSRIYSHEKEPVPLHQDFEKQFQKNKAAWNFFITQAPSYKKVVIHWIMSAKQEKTQQSRLEKVIWESEQQKRIR
- a CDS encoding SHOCT domain-containing protein — its product is MKKVLLVFLFLSFGISYSQTLPHVKNDTLITSTSYKIYAGLDLKIGTGSMNDGDFKFIRRNAASLFNYYSTTGYQGLANQANSFSRSNSGLTFKVKKIMPRGSEKNGYVYYVKIGSGLINYEVDIENAIKSGEIILPDEFMPQSQSQNLSNESKYDKLKKIKELKDSGVLSEEEFQKEKEKIMNLK
- a CDS encoding GNAT family N-acetyltransferase, coding for MEVFIRHQDKNKRKEEAVNFFIEHKTNSYISHSEIMSGRAKSATEWSENFADILSAELDEDDCNLITIEDIHNKIIGLAILRIYRKYLIIEDMIVDGSLRGMSLGKKLMDFIHNFASEQKIKALFLESGITNDKAHSFFEKNGFEKVSVTYIKTLPDN
- a CDS encoding proline-specific peptidase family protein, producing the protein MRVFILLFIAAFIVSCKQKESTIAGVSTADYFNYKDSVEAGGVKMIPITTPVGNFKVWTKRFGTNPKIKVLLLHGGPAMTHEYMECFETFFQREGFEFYEYDQLGSYYSDQPTDNRLWNIDRFVDEVEQVRKAINADKDNFYVLGNSWGGILAMEYALKYQKNLKGLLVANMMASAPEYVKYAEVLAKQMKPEILAEIRAIEAKKDYANPRYTELLFPNYYSQHICRLPEWPDALNRSLKHVNSTVYTLMQGPSELGMSSDAKLAKWDIKNRLHEIATPTLMIGAKYDTMDPKAMEEQSKLVQKGSYLYCPNGSHLAMWDDQKVFMNGVIKFIKDVDSGKL
- a CDS encoding YdeI/OmpD-associated family protein; the encoded protein is MIPAEQHSFSARLEIIGINPFVFLPPPVLEAMLKHYEKYKGKIPIKGAVNGVDYIQTLVKYSGEWRLYINTTMLKNSPKRIGELLDISIEVDHEERKIEAHPKLLAALEENPEALNVFNQLRPSSRNEIIKYISYLKTEQSVDKNVAKAINFLLGKERFVGRDKPELKLTKDL
- a CDS encoding DinB family protein, whose product is MSLKTLISKSVHYNNWVVDKYLNWLSSKSDEQLNQETPSSFPTILKTLHHIWQTQEYWWSHISENNEFDFAATAALSGREEIFSAIRNNSQKLADYVDGLTEEDLIKNIKIESQWFQCDFSKYEYIQHVIIHGTYHRGQIVTMGRCIGITDAPMTDYNFWNIYKDK